One stretch of Nitratiruptor tergarcus DSM 16512 DNA includes these proteins:
- a CDS encoding cytochrome-c peroxidase: MRKATIFFLSLLLYAKEPITPIPHNIPYDLQKAHLGKLLFFDPILSKDKTVACVSCHDFDHGGADPRPVSIGVKGRKGQVNSPTVYNSIFNMMQFWNGRAQDLYEQIDGPLHNPVEMDMSNQEIEKRLNSSPFYRKLFKKVYKTDKIEYAMVKEAIVEFEKALITPDAKFDRYLRGEVQLLPEEKEGYLLFKRIGCITCHNGINIGGNSFQKLGTVIAYPKAPVDDRYELTKKQEDRYVYKVPTLRNIALTAPYFHDGSVQTLQQAVNKMAYHNLGFSLTQDEQNKIVAFLKTLTGKKPKILSNDEK, from the coding sequence ATGAGAAAAGCAACTATTTTTTTCCTCTCACTACTGCTCTACGCAAAAGAGCCAATAACCCCTATTCCGCATAACATTCCATACGATCTTCAAAAAGCACATTTGGGTAAACTTCTTTTTTTCGATCCGATTCTTTCAAAAGACAAAACTGTAGCCTGCGTCAGTTGCCACGATTTTGATCATGGAGGAGCAGACCCTCGCCCTGTCTCAATTGGAGTAAAAGGGAGAAAAGGGCAAGTCAACTCCCCTACAGTGTATAACTCCATTTTTAATATGATGCAGTTTTGGAATGGAAGAGCACAAGATCTCTACGAACAGATCGATGGACCTTTACATAACCCAGTAGAAATGGATATGAGTAATCAAGAGATTGAAAAACGCCTTAATAGCTCTCCTTTTTATAGAAAGCTTTTCAAAAAAGTTTACAAAACAGACAAAATAGAGTATGCTATGGTAAAAGAAGCAATTGTTGAGTTTGAAAAGGCTCTTATTACACCTGATGCCAAATTTGACAGATATTTGCGAGGGGAAGTACAACTTCTTCCCGAAGAGAAAGAGGGTTATTTGCTTTTTAAAAGAATTGGCTGTATTACCTGCCATAATGGCATCAATATAGGAGGCAACTCTTTTCAAAAACTTGGTACAGTTATCGCCTATCCAAAAGCTCCGGTTGACGATCGCTATGAACTGACAAAAAAGCAAGAAGATAGATATGTCTATAAAGTTCCCACACTGCGCAATATCGCCCTTACCGCTCCCTACTTCCACGATGGTAGTGTGCAAACACTACAACAAGCTGTGAATAAAATGGCATACCACAATCTTGGCTTTTCACTTACACAAGACGAGCAAAACAAGATCGTAGCTTTCCTCAAAACACTTACAGGAAAAAAACCAAAGATTTTGAGTAATGACGAAAAATAG